In Pseudomonas fluorescens NCIMB 11764, a single window of DNA contains:
- a CDS encoding NAD-dependent epimerase/dehydratase family protein, with amino-acid sequence MLDGRILVTGGAGFIGSHLVEALLGKGYKVRVLDNLSTGKVGNLPVGNANLNLVVGDVADDAAVEQAMRDCTAVVHLAAVASVQASVDDPVSTHQSNFVGTLNVCEHMMKAGIKRVVFASSAAIYGNNGEGSAIDEDTPKSPLTPYASDKLASEYYLDFYRREHGLEPVVLRFFNIFGPRQDPSSPYSGVISIFTERAMARQPVAIFGDGEQTRDFVYVQDLVSILVQAVEANEPSPGAVNVGLSRSTSLNDLITELGNATGNPLTVTYQAPRQGDIRHSRANNARLLERFTLATPTSIGDGLAQLLRSL; translated from the coding sequence ATGCTTGATGGGCGAATACTGGTTACCGGCGGTGCAGGATTTATTGGGTCACACCTTGTGGAAGCGTTGCTTGGCAAAGGCTACAAGGTTCGCGTACTGGATAATTTGTCGACCGGAAAGGTCGGTAATCTGCCGGTGGGTAACGCCAATCTGAACCTGGTCGTCGGCGATGTAGCGGACGATGCCGCGGTAGAACAAGCCATGCGTGATTGCACCGCAGTCGTGCACCTGGCGGCGGTGGCCTCGGTACAAGCCTCGGTAGATGATCCGGTCAGCACCCATCAAAGCAACTTCGTTGGCACGCTCAACGTGTGTGAGCACATGATGAAGGCCGGTATCAAGCGCGTGGTATTCGCGTCCAGCGCGGCCATCTACGGCAACAATGGCGAAGGCTCTGCAATCGACGAGGACACCCCCAAGTCCCCGCTCACGCCTTATGCCAGCGACAAACTGGCCAGCGAGTATTACCTGGACTTCTACCGCCGTGAACATGGCCTGGAGCCGGTGGTCCTGAGGTTCTTCAATATCTTCGGCCCGCGCCAGGACCCTTCGTCGCCGTACTCCGGCGTGATCAGCATTTTCACCGAACGGGCCATGGCCCGGCAGCCTGTGGCGATTTTCGGCGACGGTGAACAGACCCGTGACTTTGTCTACGTCCAGGACCTGGTAAGCATCCTCGTCCAGGCCGTGGAAGCCAACGAACCGAGCCCCGGCGCGGTGAATGTCGGGCTCAGTCGTTCCACCAGCCTCAACGATCTGATCACTGAACTGGGGAACGCCACCGGCAACCCTCTGACGGTGACTTATCAGGCGCCGCGTCAAGGCGATATTCGCCATTCACGCGCTAATAACGCTCGCCTGCTCGAGCGTTTTACGCTGGCGACACCGACCTCCATTGGTGACGGTTTAGCACAGCTTTTGCGCAGTTTGTAA
- a CDS encoding bifunctional glycoside hydrolase 114/ polysaccharide deacetylase family protein: MEIVFRRTRVRSVARRLFAAVALFVSGPAVQAAAVQSPSSVAFWYAEQPPLSELAQFEWSVVEPGHMTANDVKTLRKLGSQPFAYVSVGEFDGNKAEIDKAGLGKAVTSVRNDSWDSQVMDLTAPAWREHLLGRAKALQAQGYAGLFLDTLDSFQLLPEASQQAQRVALASFLRELHSRQPTLKLFFNRGFEVLPELDGVAAAVAFESLYAGWDPAAKRYRPVPEADRQWLMGELQPLRAKGIPLVAIDYLPPERREEARKLAKRLRDEGFIPFISTPELDSMGISNIEVQPRRIAMIYDPREDELTSNAGHTMLGGLIEYLGYRVDYLAVDSLPEHRFSGLYAGIITWMASGTPQDSAGFNRWLNKRLDEKVPLAFFASLPIEDKVLLKRLGLNLSSPPGTQTLNITYQDKSLIGAFEAPVQARSRDLSAISVLPQGPKPALLLTGKNGQTFAPVAVGEWGGLALSPYVLETNSERSRWIIDPFAFLQAALHLPEQPRPDTTTENGRRIATVHIDGDGFPSRAEVRGSPYAGKQVLDDFIRPNPFLTSVSIIEGEISPRGMFPHLARELEPIARELFASPKVEVATHTFSHPFFMQPEQARKREDFNPEYGLKMAIPGYDTIDFRREIFGSRDYINQRLTTPEKPVKMVFWPGDALPSAATIKLAYDAGLKNVNGASTMLTKAKPSLTGLYPLLRPTEGGLQYYAPIINENVYTNLWKGPYYGFREVIETFELTDSPRRLRGLHLYYHFYSGTKQASIKAMNDIYAFMKDQQPMSLWMSDYIDRLHGLYQSSLARTAEGAWQVRGMDALRTVRLDPQMGWPDLLRSQGVAGVRDLPQGRYVHLSSDQALLVLRPDRDDRPALEEANLPLVDWRYLDDRRVSFSFAGEFDLSFSVRSSSACRVEVDGQRFTGKASAGLWTFQLPMKQVSNAQLLCN; the protein is encoded by the coding sequence ATGGAAATCGTTTTTCGCAGGACGCGTGTCCGCTCAGTCGCCAGGCGTCTATTCGCTGCCGTGGCACTCTTCGTGAGCGGACCAGCCGTCCAGGCTGCAGCGGTACAGTCTCCATCCAGTGTGGCTTTCTGGTATGCCGAACAGCCACCGCTGTCTGAACTGGCTCAGTTCGAATGGTCTGTGGTCGAGCCGGGTCACATGACGGCCAACGATGTCAAAACCTTGCGCAAATTAGGCAGCCAGCCGTTTGCATATGTGTCCGTCGGCGAGTTCGATGGCAACAAGGCTGAAATCGACAAGGCGGGGCTGGGCAAGGCGGTCACGTCGGTGCGAAACGACTCCTGGGACAGTCAGGTCATGGACCTCACTGCGCCAGCCTGGCGGGAGCACTTGCTCGGCCGCGCCAAAGCGCTGCAAGCGCAAGGGTATGCCGGTCTGTTTCTGGACACCCTCGACAGTTTTCAGTTATTGCCAGAAGCGTCGCAGCAAGCCCAGCGTGTTGCCCTTGCCAGTTTCCTGCGCGAACTGCACAGCCGTCAGCCAACGCTGAAGCTGTTTTTCAATCGTGGATTTGAAGTGTTGCCCGAGCTTGATGGCGTGGCGGCAGCAGTGGCTTTTGAATCCCTGTACGCCGGCTGGGATCCTGCCGCCAAGCGTTATCGGCCGGTCCCGGAAGCTGATCGCCAGTGGTTGATGGGTGAGTTGCAACCCCTGCGCGCCAAAGGCATACCGCTGGTTGCGATCGACTATCTGCCGCCGGAGCGTCGTGAAGAAGCACGCAAGCTGGCCAAACGCCTGCGCGATGAGGGTTTCATTCCCTTCATCAGCACGCCTGAATTGGACTCGATGGGTATCAGTAACATCGAAGTCCAGCCGCGGCGGATCGCAATGATCTACGATCCGCGTGAAGATGAACTGACCAGCAACGCCGGCCACACAATGCTCGGCGGTCTGATCGAATACCTGGGATACCGGGTTGATTACCTGGCTGTGGACAGCTTGCCGGAGCATCGTTTCAGCGGCCTGTACGCGGGCATTATCACCTGGATGGCCAGTGGTACTCCGCAGGACAGCGCCGGGTTCAACCGTTGGCTCAACAAGCGCCTCGACGAGAAGGTGCCGTTAGCGTTTTTCGCCAGCCTGCCAATTGAAGACAAAGTGTTGCTCAAGCGTCTGGGGTTGAATCTGTCCAGCCCGCCGGGCACTCAAACCTTGAACATCACTTATCAGGACAAGTCGTTGATCGGGGCCTTCGAAGCACCGGTACAAGCCCGATCCCGCGACCTGAGCGCTATTTCCGTACTGCCCCAGGGGCCAAAACCCGCGCTGTTGCTGACGGGCAAAAACGGCCAGACGTTCGCGCCGGTGGCGGTTGGCGAGTGGGGCGGTCTGGCACTTTCTCCGTATGTCCTGGAAACGAACAGCGAACGCAGCCGCTGGATCATCGACCCGTTCGCCTTTCTTCAGGCGGCCCTGCACTTGCCGGAGCAGCCTCGTCCGGACACCACCACGGAAAACGGTCGGCGAATCGCGACGGTGCATATCGATGGCGATGGTTTCCCTTCGCGCGCCGAAGTGCGTGGTTCGCCGTATGCCGGCAAGCAAGTGCTCGACGATTTCATTCGGCCCAACCCGTTTCTGACCTCGGTATCGATCATTGAGGGGGAGATTTCGCCGCGCGGCATGTTCCCGCATCTGGCTCGCGAGCTGGAGCCGATTGCGCGTGAGTTGTTCGCCAGCCCTAAAGTCGAAGTCGCCACGCACACCTTCAGCCATCCGTTTTTCATGCAACCGGAACAAGCCCGGAAACGGGAGGACTTTAACCCTGAGTACGGCTTGAAAATGGCCATCCCGGGTTATGACACGATCGATTTTCGCCGCGAGATCTTCGGTTCGCGCGACTACATCAACCAACGTCTCACCACCCCGGAAAAACCGGTAAAGATGGTCTTCTGGCCGGGCGATGCCTTGCCGTCGGCAGCCACCATAAAACTGGCCTACGACGCTGGCCTGAAAAACGTCAACGGCGCCTCGACCATGCTGACCAAGGCCAAGCCATCGCTGACCGGGTTGTATCCGCTGTTGCGTCCCACCGAAGGTGGCTTGCAGTACTACGCGCCGATCATCAACGAGAACGTCTACACCAATCTCTGGAAAGGCCCGTATTACGGCTTCCGCGAAGTGATCGAGACCTTTGAACTGACCGACAGCCCGCGCCGATTACGCGGTCTGCACCTCTATTACCACTTCTACTCGGGCACCAAGCAGGCCTCGATCAAAGCCATGAACGACATCTATGCGTTCATGAAAGACCAGCAGCCGATGTCATTGTGGATGAGCGATTACATCGATCGGTTGCACGGCCTGTACCAGTCGAGCCTGGCGCGTACGGCCGAAGGCGCCTGGCAGGTTCGAGGGATGGATGCATTGCGCACTGTGCGGCTTGACCCGCAAATGGGTTGGCCGGATCTGCTGCGCTCCCAAGGTGTCGCCGGGGTGCGTGATTTGCCTCAGGGACGCTATGTGCATTTGAGCAGTGACCAGGCGCTGTTGGTCTTGCGTCCTGACCGGGATGACAGACCTGCGCTGGAGGAGGCCAATCTACCGTTGGTGGACTGGCGTTATCTGGATGATCGGCGCGTGAGCTTTTCGTTTGCCGGAGAATTCGATCTGAGCTTCTCGGTTCGCTCCTCGAGCGCTTGCCGGGTGGAAGTGGATGGCCAGCGTTTCACGGGCAAGGCATCCGCCGGTCTGTGGACTTTTCAGTTACCCATGAAGCAGGTGAGTAATGCTCAACTCCTCTGCAACTAA
- a CDS encoding tetratricopeptide repeat protein — protein MLNSSATNSSVTKSGRLLNPWALAAVAVAVGGILWATFQREEVFQPDGREPDAVSANYAELLLAAHPSDDHLRLQLVDLLIRLGDYTKARQYLESWPDPAPEVQAYYRLELDTLVAVNSEDPAVRLALVERLKSLDHRKLSLPQLQNLARLALSLQAPAMAASVYEEIADRDPTLRTEALRSAAQWHLAGEQPGLAADIYLRLKRDSVQPAERREFAQLAFNSLLADGRGEQATQVLADELGGLKDPQGDSVWLEQGVDVAVANNRFDLAQLFLEQWRVFQPDNTQRLRKEFSLRLALNELNGAWESGQQLLVSFPDEQALLEQMAHLGEWRGDNRAALDYWIRLLELNETAPVREHAWRLASQEFDFDRSIPLLEEIMDQRALTDIELDALIYGHESRGTPQQAESWLRQYLRKYPAHRLAWTRLLQNLENTGQFAKKTEVYQDMSKRFTLTGAERVEWAHTYLLLFDNRQAWEVVKANDPAISDQDYWRVRAFLAWELERDDELQLSMEKLLTLKGALDSNEETQLISSYRISNPQRALQLTVASWERTHNPLRLVDALLMAQELEDWPLVETLLKDASQNPEIDEQAQVLAVRAALAVQQGQYEEAERLYLSGLSRYPNDNLFRERLMWLYIDRGNTAALKPLLTRWRSQARNDQTLWLAFASASQIFGRDSEALAWYRMYLKNNSQDWLVQAAYADALYSAGYQDAAQRLRLKLLRSPEGENLQPSSQRYTTWLRLMASSYSPRAAQREVLKWKDGSPAMLQLWFERLLARLDATNQEAQKDEWLAWAQSQGLKVERYEQIQQALRSRNKAQVETLLAGSDLNPAQRAQALTRLGRLGEALDTSLSALGDDQPADVREQLRNQAVELQERTPQGMLLSWQAQNFGGVQFDAPTLQIAHNLGDHWYADLELEQGSYNDEDIESSKLGQERNAALTLQRSVEDGSYKLFADTSQRKDDDRNGLGLSRTWELGVSDELETGVGWHRKSEDSGLMRAFGQQDSVWLGGRHSLTARDQLSWEVSQRSFSTRAGDSLGDGHALKMELNHTLEFAGPNWTVRSGVDYQKNRVKNTNLDYLSSNYGGAIKQLAPEVVIDEDTGLPEPIDPLDIETVTAKDLLQSRYGQLYVGSTWRRGIPGALVRTKPQYTWLVDATAGWQWTDQTFNYGLNTGIGFEVLGDDELALTIGYQSAPQGGDGKSGGTLGVSYGVRFGR, from the coding sequence ATGCTCAACTCCTCTGCAACTAACTCCTCGGTAACTAAAAGCGGCCGTCTGCTCAATCCCTGGGCATTGGCGGCGGTAGCGGTCGCAGTGGGGGGAATACTGTGGGCGACTTTCCAGCGTGAGGAAGTGTTCCAGCCCGATGGTCGAGAGCCGGATGCAGTGTCGGCCAACTATGCCGAGTTGCTGCTGGCGGCCCACCCGTCGGACGACCACCTGCGCCTGCAATTGGTCGATCTGTTGATTCGTCTCGGTGACTACACGAAGGCGCGCCAGTATCTGGAGAGTTGGCCTGATCCTGCGCCGGAGGTACAGGCGTACTACCGGCTTGAGCTGGATACATTGGTGGCGGTGAACAGCGAAGATCCTGCTGTGCGGCTGGCGCTGGTGGAGCGGCTCAAAAGCTTGGACCATCGCAAGTTGTCACTGCCGCAATTACAGAACCTGGCCCGCCTGGCGTTGTCGTTGCAGGCACCCGCCATGGCGGCCAGCGTCTATGAAGAAATTGCCGACCGTGACCCCACGCTGCGTACCGAGGCGTTGAGGTCTGCTGCCCAGTGGCATTTGGCGGGCGAGCAGCCGGGCCTGGCGGCAGACATCTATCTGCGGCTGAAAAGAGACAGCGTGCAGCCCGCTGAACGTCGAGAGTTTGCCCAATTGGCGTTCAACAGTCTGCTGGCTGATGGTCGCGGCGAACAGGCAACGCAAGTACTGGCCGATGAACTCGGTGGGCTCAAGGATCCGCAAGGCGATTCGGTCTGGCTGGAGCAGGGCGTTGACGTCGCGGTTGCGAACAACCGCTTCGACCTGGCTCAGCTGTTCCTCGAGCAGTGGCGCGTTTTTCAGCCGGACAATACGCAACGCCTCAGAAAAGAATTCAGCCTGCGTCTGGCATTGAACGAACTCAACGGCGCGTGGGAGAGCGGCCAGCAATTGCTCGTCAGTTTTCCCGATGAGCAGGCATTGCTGGAACAAATGGCGCACCTGGGCGAATGGCGTGGCGACAACCGCGCGGCACTGGATTACTGGATTCGTTTGCTCGAGCTCAACGAAACGGCGCCAGTCCGTGAGCACGCCTGGCGTCTGGCAAGCCAGGAGTTCGATTTTGACCGGTCGATTCCATTGCTTGAAGAAATCATGGACCAGCGAGCGCTGACCGACATCGAGCTGGATGCCCTGATTTATGGCCATGAATCGCGGGGTACACCGCAGCAGGCCGAATCATGGCTGCGCCAATACCTACGTAAATACCCGGCCCATCGTCTGGCCTGGACACGATTGCTGCAAAATCTTGAAAACACCGGGCAGTTTGCGAAAAAGACCGAGGTTTACCAGGACATGTCGAAACGTTTCACGCTGACTGGCGCCGAACGGGTCGAATGGGCTCATACCTACCTTCTGCTGTTTGACAATCGCCAGGCCTGGGAAGTCGTTAAGGCGAATGACCCCGCCATCTCCGATCAGGATTACTGGCGTGTGCGGGCCTTCCTGGCCTGGGAGCTGGAGCGTGACGATGAGTTGCAGTTGTCCATGGAGAAACTGCTGACCCTCAAAGGTGCGCTGGACAGTAACGAGGAGACTCAGTTGATCTCCAGTTATCGCATCAGCAATCCGCAGCGCGCGCTGCAATTGACCGTGGCCAGTTGGGAGCGCACCCACAATCCGCTGCGGCTGGTCGACGCGCTGCTGATGGCTCAGGAGTTGGAGGATTGGCCACTGGTAGAGACGTTGCTCAAGGACGCCAGCCAGAATCCGGAGATTGACGAGCAGGCTCAGGTGCTGGCGGTGCGCGCCGCCCTGGCCGTGCAGCAGGGGCAATACGAAGAGGCAGAGCGCTTGTACCTGTCGGGTTTATCGCGTTATCCCAATGACAATCTGTTTCGCGAGCGTCTGATGTGGCTTTACATCGACCGAGGTAACACGGCGGCGCTCAAGCCGCTGCTGACCCGGTGGCGGAGTCAGGCGCGGAACGACCAGACCCTTTGGCTGGCGTTTGCCAGTGCCAGCCAGATATTCGGTCGCGACAGCGAAGCGTTGGCCTGGTATCGCATGTACCTCAAGAACAACTCGCAGGACTGGCTGGTTCAGGCGGCTTATGCCGATGCGCTTTACAGCGCCGGGTATCAGGATGCGGCCCAGCGTCTGCGCTTGAAGCTGTTGCGCAGCCCAGAGGGTGAAAACCTTCAGCCATCGTCTCAGCGCTACACGACCTGGCTGCGCCTGATGGCCAGCAGTTATTCGCCACGGGCGGCACAGCGAGAAGTGTTGAAGTGGAAAGATGGTTCGCCGGCCATGTTGCAGTTATGGTTCGAACGCCTGTTGGCGCGTCTGGATGCGACAAACCAGGAGGCGCAAAAAGACGAGTGGCTGGCGTGGGCGCAGAGCCAGGGCCTGAAGGTCGAGCGTTACGAGCAGATTCAACAGGCCCTGCGCAGCCGTAACAAAGCCCAGGTCGAAACACTGTTGGCCGGTAGCGATCTGAACCCGGCCCAGCGGGCCCAGGCTTTGACCCGTCTGGGGCGTCTGGGAGAAGCACTCGACACCAGCCTCTCTGCGCTGGGGGACGATCAGCCTGCCGACGTGCGTGAGCAACTGCGCAATCAGGCGGTAGAACTGCAGGAGCGCACGCCTCAGGGTATGTTGTTGTCCTGGCAGGCGCAGAATTTCGGCGGTGTGCAATTTGATGCCCCGACGTTGCAGATCGCGCACAACCTGGGTGATCACTGGTACGCCGATCTCGAACTGGAACAGGGTTCGTACAACGACGAAGATATCGAGTCATCCAAGCTCGGCCAGGAGCGTAACGCCGCCCTGACCCTGCAACGCTCGGTTGAAGACGGCAGTTACAAACTGTTCGCCGACACCAGTCAGCGCAAGGACGATGACCGTAATGGCCTGGGGCTGTCGCGCACCTGGGAATTGGGCGTGAGTGATGAACTGGAAACGGGTGTGGGCTGGCATCGCAAGAGCGAGGACAGCGGGCTGATGCGCGCTTTCGGTCAGCAGGACAGCGTTTGGCTGGGCGGTCGTCACAGCCTGACGGCCCGCGACCAGCTCAGTTGGGAAGTCTCGCAGCGTTCGTTTTCAACGCGGGCGGGCGACAGCCTCGGCGATGGTCACGCCCTGAAAATGGAGTTGAACCACACGCTGGAGTTCGCCGGTCCCAACTGGACCGTGCGCAGCGGTGTCGACTATCAGAAAAACCGGGTCAAGAACACCAATCTGGACTACCTGTCGAGTAACTATGGCGGCGCGATAAAACAGTTGGCGCCTGAAGTGGTCATCGATGAGGACACCGGTTTGCCCGAGCCGATCGATCCACTCGACATCGAAACGGTCACCGCCAAGGACCTGCTGCAAAGCCGCTACGGCCAACTGTATGTCGGCAGCACCTGGCGTCGCGGTATACCGGGCGCGCTGGTGCGCACCAAGCCGCAATACACCTGGCTGGTGGACGCGACGGCCGGTTGGCAATGGACCGATCAAACCTTCAATTACGGCCTCAACACCGGCATCGGTTTTGAAGTGCTGGGTGACGACGAACTGGCCCTGACCATCGGTTACCAGTCCGCGCCACAAGGCGGGGATGGTAAATCGGGCGGAACACTGGGTGTGAGCTACGGCGTGCGGTTTGGACGCTGA
- a CDS encoding PelD GGDEF domain-containing protein, giving the protein MNSPHMDYSLAPQASGPVSWLETFLVTGAAIGLGLWLTPEDPLQVHGGFPWPILAPLLLGVRYGFVRGLFSASLLVLAMFALRYSGLEGYARIDPSFIVGVLVCGMLVGEVRDLWMRRLERLQMANEYRQYRLDEFTRSHQILRVSHDLLEQRVAGSDQSLRSSLLGLREKLRVMPDAGDALIALADPIVAMLGQYGALRVAGLYRVDEREENVLPDALATIGVMGPLGTEDGLVKLCLERGELVSVRQELIDSGTSAQFSSLQACIPLIDAEGRLLAILAVRQMPFFAFQDRTLSLLALLAGHIADLLRRDPQVLQLPDADAQQFTLQLKRSLVDVEKHKLPAGLFAFEMTRPNDELTRLLERSQRGLDLHLPARNNRDHQLLLVLLPLTSPQGTEGYLARISLLLHEHFGIESDMASLGVRVMPFNLEPGCERDGLRNFLFNECGLNDQQVAV; this is encoded by the coding sequence ATGAATTCTCCCCACATGGATTACAGCCTGGCGCCTCAAGCCAGCGGCCCGGTGTCTTGGCTGGAAACGTTTCTGGTCACCGGCGCGGCGATCGGCCTGGGCTTGTGGCTGACCCCTGAAGACCCGTTGCAGGTACACGGCGGGTTCCCCTGGCCGATTCTGGCGCCGCTGTTGTTGGGCGTGCGTTACGGTTTCGTGCGTGGTCTGTTCAGCGCCAGCCTGTTGGTCCTGGCGATGTTTGCCCTGCGCTACAGCGGTCTTGAAGGCTACGCCCGGATCGATCCGTCATTCATTGTCGGCGTGCTGGTTTGCGGGATGCTGGTGGGTGAGGTTCGCGATCTGTGGATGCGGCGTCTGGAGCGGCTGCAGATGGCCAACGAATATCGTCAGTACCGTCTCGACGAGTTCACCCGGTCGCACCAGATTCTGCGGGTCTCCCACGACTTGCTCGAGCAGCGCGTGGCCGGTAGCGACCAGAGCCTGCGCAGCTCCTTGCTGGGCTTGCGCGAAAAGTTGAGGGTGATGCCGGACGCGGGCGATGCATTGATCGCGCTGGCAGATCCGATCGTGGCGATGCTTGGGCAATACGGCGCATTGCGCGTGGCCGGTCTATACCGCGTTGACGAGCGTGAAGAAAATGTCTTGCCTGACGCGTTGGCAACGATCGGCGTGATGGGGCCGTTGGGCACCGAGGACGGCCTGGTCAAGCTTTGCCTGGAGCGCGGCGAACTGGTGAGCGTACGTCAGGAGTTGATCGATTCCGGCACCTCGGCGCAGTTCTCGTCGTTGCAGGCGTGCATCCCGTTGATCGATGCCGAGGGGCGTCTGCTGGCAATTCTGGCGGTTCGGCAGATGCCGTTCTTTGCCTTCCAGGATCGCACCCTGAGCCTGTTGGCGCTGCTCGCCGGGCACATCGCCGACCTGTTGCGCCGTGACCCGCAAGTGCTGCAACTGCCCGACGCCGATGCGCAGCAGTTCACCCTGCAGCTCAAACGCTCGCTGGTGGATGTCGAGAAACACAAATTGCCGGCCGGTTTGTTTGCCTTTGAAATGACCCGCCCCAACGACGAGCTGACGCGTCTGCTGGAACGCAGCCAGCGCGGCCTCGATTTGCACTTGCCGGCGCGCAACAATCGCGATCATCAACTGTTGCTGGTGCTCTTGCCGTTGACCAGTCCGCAGGGCACCGAAGGTTATCTGGCGCGGATCAGCCTGTTGTTGCATGAGCACTTTGGTATTGAAAGTGACATGGCGAGCCTGGGTGTGCGGGTGATGCCTTTCAATCTGGAGCCTGGCTGTGAACGCGACGGGCTGCGTAATTTCCTGTTCAACGAGTGTGGCCTGAATGATCAGCAAGTGGCTGTTTAG
- a CDS encoding tetratricopeptide repeat protein, translating into MISKWLFSGALLFEAGSWASLWLAAPELQQLLVFTLSHGLACVLLCAAVWLLLPARYRAPLPWSPLFIFSLAFFVPVIGMVGVVVSIFPALYLPRKRDKQAWQAVGIPSLPYRAQLQLHSPIFADGGLQDVLRHAPDPDQRLAALLATRRMPGKEAVPILKLALGDPSDDVRLLAYSMLDKQESDINLRIQIALGQLSGANAKTAGALHGTLARWYWELAYLGLAQGSVLEHVLDQASEHAEQGLEAGEGGELFLLAGRIALERGDIERAEVLLHQAQDNGMGAAQVLPFRAELAFEAGRYHEIPGLLEKLPEKTRQRPPFAELVRSWS; encoded by the coding sequence ATGATCAGCAAGTGGCTGTTTAGCGGAGCCTTGTTGTTTGAGGCGGGCAGTTGGGCCAGTTTGTGGCTCGCGGCGCCCGAGTTGCAACAATTGCTGGTATTCACCCTCAGCCATGGTCTGGCATGCGTGCTGCTGTGCGCCGCGGTGTGGCTGTTGTTGCCGGCACGCTACCGTGCGCCGTTGCCCTGGAGCCCGCTGTTCATTTTCAGCCTGGCGTTCTTTGTGCCGGTGATCGGCATGGTCGGTGTGGTCGTGTCGATCTTTCCAGCGCTGTACCTGCCGCGTAAACGCGACAAACAAGCCTGGCAGGCTGTCGGTATTCCAAGCCTGCCGTATCGCGCGCAGCTGCAATTGCATTCGCCGATCTTTGCCGACGGCGGTTTGCAGGATGTGCTGCGCCATGCGCCCGATCCGGACCAGCGTCTGGCCGCATTGCTGGCCACGCGACGCATGCCGGGCAAGGAAGCGGTGCCGATCCTCAAACTGGCGCTGGGTGATCCCAGCGACGACGTGCGGCTACTGGCGTACTCGATGCTCGACAAGCAGGAAAGCGACATCAACCTGCGCATCCAGATCGCCCTCGGGCAACTCAGCGGCGCCAATGCCAAAACCGCGGGTGCGCTGCATGGCACGCTGGCGCGCTGGTATTGGGAGCTGGCGTACCTCGGCCTGGCGCAAGGCAGTGTGCTCGAGCACGTGCTCGACCAGGCCAGCGAACACGCCGAGCAAGGGCTTGAAGCGGGCGAGGGCGGCGAGCTGTTCTTGCTGGCCGGACGCATTGCGCTGGAGCGCGGTGATATCGAGCGCGCCGAAGTGCTCTTGCATCAGGCCCAGGACAACGGCATGGGCGCAGCGCAGGTTCTGCCGTTCCGCGCTGAACTGGCGTTCGAGGCCGGTCGTTATCACGAAATTCCCGGGTTGCTCGAGAAACTGCCCGAGAAAACCCGTCAGCGGCCACCGTTCGCTGAACTGGTGAGGAGCTGGTCATGA